One Hordeum vulgare subsp. vulgare chromosome 4H, MorexV3_pseudomolecules_assembly, whole genome shotgun sequence DNA window includes the following coding sequences:
- the LOC123450170 gene encoding agmatine coumaroyltransferase-2-like translates to MKVRIESSKIVKPSYEDGSEAPAHARWVTLSVFDKVTYGEHVAIIFAFRPPSPPNGEVELGLAKALTLYRECAGRIGEGPDRRRSVLLNDAGARFVEATVDAPLAVSLPSGPSPEVRRLHPRIDDGPVELVQVQLTRFSCGSLVVGFAGHHQIADGQATANFLSAWGLATRRLPMSPAPVFDRGTRFVPREPPLVEFPHRQVEYRAKKRNVVDEEEVELGVAGHDKVKVHRMYLSKEFVARVKARASSGLPPSRRGYTTFQSVAAHLWRAITAARGLGAGVSTQVRISVNGRTRMRPPVPRDYFGNVVLWAFPRCDAGDLVSRPVGHAAELIYRAIADVDDAYFRSFVDLASSGVVEAEGLVPTADSEQAVLCPDLEVDAWLGINFHDLDFGGGGPFRVMPTYYPMEGSLFLVPSTLDDGSMEAYVALFDDHLEELKRICHKIT, encoded by the coding sequence ATGAAGGTTAGGATCGAGAGCTCCAAGATCGTCAAGCCGTCCTACGAGGACGGCAGCGAGGCGCCGGCGCATGCGCGGTGGGTGACGCTCTCCGTGTTCGACAAGGTGACGTACGGGGAGCACGTCGCCATCATCTTCGCGTTCCGGCCGCCGAGCCCGCCCAACGGCGAGGTCGAGCTGGGCCTTGCCAAGGCGCTCACCTTGTACCGGGAGTGTGCAGGGAGGATTGGGGAGGGGCCTGATCGGCGCCGGTCGGTGCTGCTCAACGACGCCGGGGCGCGCTTCGTGGAGGCCACGGTGGACGCACCGCTGGCGGTGTCGCTGCCGTCCGGGCCGTCTCCGGAGGTGAGGCGGCTGCACCCGAGGATCGACGACGGCCCAGTGGAGCTGGTGCAGGTGCAGCTGACTCGCTTCTCCTGCGGGTCGCTGGTAGTGGGTTTCGCGGGGCATCACCAGATCGCCGACGGGCAGGCCACGGCCAACTTCCTCTCGGCGTGGGGCCTCGCTACGCGGCGGCTGCCGATGTCGCCGGCCCCGGTCTTCGACCGCGGCACCCGGTTTGTGCCGCGCGAGCCGCCGCTCGTGGAGTTCCCGCACCGGCAGGTGGAGTACAGGGCCAAGAAGCGCAACGTGGtggacgaggaggaggtggagttgGGCGTGGCGGGGCACGACAAGGTGAAGGTGCACAGGATGTACCTGAGCAAGGAGTTCGTGGCTCGTGTCAAGGCCCGGGCGTCGTCGGGCCTCCCGCCCTCGCGGCGCGGCTACACCACGTTCCAGAGCGTGGCCGCGCACCTCTGGCGCGCGATCACCGCGGCGCGCGGCTTGGGCGCCGGCGTGTCAACTCAGGTCCGCATCTCGGTGAACGGCCGGACGCGCATGCGCCCGCCGGTCCCGCGCGATTACTTCGGCAACGTGGTCCTCTGGGCATTCCCGCGCTGCGACGCCGGTGACCTCGTGTCCCGGCCGGTGGGCCACGCGGCGGAGCTAATCTACCGCGCCATCGCCGACGTGGACGATGCCTACTTCCGCTCCTTCGTGGACCTGGCCTCCTCCGGCGtcgtggaggccgaggggctcgTCCCGACGGCGGACAGCGAGCAGGCGGTGCTGTGCCCGGACCTGGAGGTGGATGCATGGCTGGGGATCAACTTCCACGACCTGGACTTCGGCGGCGGCGGTCCCTTCCGCGTCATGCCTACGTACTACCCCATGGAGGGCAGCCTGTTCCTGGTGCCGTCCACCCTAGACGACGGCAGCATGGAGGCCTACGTGGCCCTTTTTGACGACCACCTCGAGGAGCTCAAGAGGATATGCCACAAGATCACCTAG